The Thalassotalea nanhaiensis genome has a window encoding:
- the rcsF gene encoding Rcs stress response system protein RcsF, whose product MKKTFRKQVTNLLVINSIMLLCACTNGPSVETNLDKENFDEYFAAGNVTVFQDENELPGKVKFLGLVEGDSCKAKENDIPANAADARTMAREKAASMEANAVVFTSCTPIEDQQCLEMMVCYGKAFQISEH is encoded by the coding sequence ATGAAAAAAACATTTCGAAAACAAGTTACAAACTTACTAGTAATCAACAGTATTATGCTGCTTTGCGCATGTACAAATGGTCCGAGTGTCGAAACTAATTTAGATAAAGAAAATTTCGATGAGTATTTTGCCGCTGGTAATGTTACTGTTTTTCAAGATGAAAACGAGTTACCTGGTAAAGTGAAATTTCTGGGCTTAGTTGAAGGTGACAGCTGCAAAGCTAAAGAAAACGATATTCCAGCCAACGCCGCAGATGCCCGCACTATGGCAAGAGAAAAAGCCGCTAGCATGGAGGCAAATGCAGTTGTTTTTACCTCTTGTACACCTATTGAAGATCAACAATGCTTAGAAATGATGGTTTGTTATGGCAAAGCGTTTCAAATTTCAGAGCATTAA
- the tsaA gene encoding tRNA (N6-threonylcarbamoyladenosine(37)-N6)-methyltransferase TrmO, with protein MTVQSSYSFTPVGVIHSPYKQKFAIPRQPGLVTAAHGKLELLIADNQLELIRDIEQHSHLWLVFVFHGTSEQGWKPLVKAPRLGGNKKTGVFSTRSTFRPNPIGMSVVKLTGTSTVNGNLALDISGLDLLDGTPILDIKPYIPYSDSVQDAQSIMAPMPEQTNFVISFTDNAQQQLLSLGSNYQDLRLFIEQVLNQDPRPAYKKAQTDRQEYGMNLYDLNIRWQIHNNDCTVLSIEKS; from the coding sequence ATGACCGTACAAAGCAGTTATTCATTTACTCCAGTTGGAGTAATTCACTCTCCATATAAGCAAAAATTTGCTATACCAAGGCAGCCTGGGCTGGTGACTGCCGCGCACGGAAAGCTGGAATTATTAATTGCAGACAACCAGTTAGAACTGATTCGAGATATTGAACAACACTCTCACCTTTGGTTAGTCTTTGTCTTTCACGGTACCAGCGAGCAAGGTTGGAAGCCATTGGTTAAAGCTCCTCGCTTGGGCGGTAACAAAAAAACCGGTGTATTCTCAACTCGCTCTACCTTTAGGCCAAACCCAATAGGTATGTCAGTAGTTAAACTTACGGGCACATCTACCGTAAATGGTAATTTAGCACTTGATATTAGCGGCTTGGATCTCTTGGACGGCACACCGATTTTAGATATAAAACCTTATATCCCCTACTCTGACAGCGTACAAGATGCCCAATCCATTATGGCGCCCATGCCTGAACAAACAAATTTTGTTATAAGCTTTACAGATAATGCACAGCAACAACTGCTCTCACTTGGATCAAATTATCAGGATTTAAGGTTGTTTATCGAGCAAGTGTTAAACCAAGACCCAAGGCCCGCCTATAAAAAAGCACAAACTGACCGACAAGAATATGGCATGAACTTGTACGACTTGAATATTCGCTGGCAAATACATAATAACGACTGCACGGTGCTCAGTATTGAAAAGTCTTAG
- a CDS encoding ATP-binding protein: MTINRYFSRFFMLLLVLITANISVFYYYQLTTNQLNALENDRIAIMELAAQVRDTSNKLTRTSRTYIVTGDTTYRDYFYEILEIRNGERLRPEHYFSIYWDKVHTEREEKNYREVPLVEIVENLLARESELNKLLIAVNLADKLVQSELNAITAYQENSKTGKAIAKDILYGAEYLKSKSEIMAQIDLFQHDYDKWHVNKSHNLEKQIKYIRITKLLLQIAFILALLSIRFYLIKHISNPLYTITNLAQRISNGDFSRRPKLKSKTADVNLLLNSMNQMQDDIAKTVSKFEQQTKLAQRAKLQAEAANKSRGEFLANMSHEIRTPMNGIIGLSQLLQDQNLAAEDKLYVDKILLSARQLLDILNDILDFSKIDSDKLNLDNIEFDLLSIFDRVANVLAISAQNKNIQLQFNYDPELNTKFYGDPVRIGQILMNLTSNAVKFTEQGFINVSLSYNEDRSEVIFSVTDTGIGLSKDKLEHIFAPFSQGDNSTSRIHGGTGLGLTICKRLASLMDGNVSVTSELGKGSQFNLTIPIIKQLDEEPLAILKKPIYLYSNNPHHIDVFSQHTSKLNLKLCNAGTECLTREQAVISEESLIVIDLTGQQNSAVKEIIAKQKDWLNNDKIQLLLISNFNQNDSIELFVFKDNVQTLHCPVLFSSIVNSLSSESATIAIEKQHSVFHGIKALLAEDFKLNQIVAKGLLEKLGIEVDIAEDGAQAVEAVKNNDYQLVFMDIHMPIMDGHVASQTIRANKDYDHIPIIALTADAQNEHLQQCIESGMDDFISKPFLLADIEKMIHKHIKYI; encoded by the coding sequence ATGACTATAAATCGTTATTTTTCACGCTTTTTTATGCTGCTATTGGTGTTAATCACCGCAAATATTAGTGTATTTTATTATTATCAATTAACGACAAACCAACTCAACGCGCTTGAAAACGATCGTATAGCCATTATGGAGCTTGCTGCGCAAGTCAGAGATACCTCAAATAAACTCACCCGAACATCAAGAACCTATATTGTCACCGGCGATACAACCTACCGCGATTATTTTTATGAGATCTTAGAAATTCGTAATGGTGAACGCTTGCGACCTGAGCATTATTTCAGTATTTATTGGGATAAAGTACATACTGAAAGAGAAGAAAAGAATTACCGGGAAGTGCCGTTAGTCGAAATTGTTGAAAATTTGCTCGCTCGCGAAAGTGAACTAAATAAATTACTTATCGCGGTTAACTTAGCTGATAAATTAGTTCAGAGTGAATTAAATGCGATTACTGCATATCAAGAAAATAGTAAAACAGGTAAAGCTATAGCCAAAGATATTCTCTATGGTGCTGAATATCTTAAATCTAAAAGTGAAATTATGGCGCAAATTGACTTGTTCCAACACGATTATGATAAATGGCATGTCAATAAAAGCCATAACTTAGAAAAACAGATCAAGTACATTAGGATCACTAAGCTACTGTTACAAATAGCATTTATTCTTGCCTTGCTATCAATTCGGTTTTATTTGATCAAACACATATCTAATCCGCTCTATACCATCACAAATTTAGCCCAACGTATTTCCAATGGTGATTTTTCAAGGCGTCCCAAACTTAAAAGTAAAACCGCAGATGTTAACTTGTTACTAAATTCAATGAATCAAATGCAGGATGATATCGCTAAAACAGTGTCAAAGTTTGAACAGCAAACCAAACTTGCTCAGCGAGCCAAATTACAAGCAGAAGCAGCGAATAAATCTCGAGGAGAATTTTTAGCAAATATGAGTCACGAGATCCGCACACCAATGAACGGTATTATCGGGCTATCACAGCTTTTACAGGATCAAAACCTTGCAGCAGAAGATAAGCTCTATGTCGACAAAATTTTACTTTCAGCAAGGCAACTATTGGACATATTAAACGATATTTTAGACTTTTCTAAAATAGACAGTGACAAGCTCAATTTAGATAATATTGAATTTGATTTATTGTCCATTTTTGATCGGGTAGCTAATGTTTTAGCAATTAGCGCACAAAATAAGAATATACAATTGCAGTTTAACTATGACCCAGAATTAAACACCAAGTTTTATGGCGACCCTGTTCGTATTGGTCAAATATTAATGAATTTAACCTCTAATGCGGTTAAGTTCACCGAACAAGGCTTTATTAACGTATCACTGAGCTATAACGAAGATAGAAGCGAGGTTATATTTTCAGTAACAGATACAGGAATTGGTCTAAGTAAAGATAAGCTTGAACATATTTTTGCGCCATTTTCACAAGGTGACAACTCTACATCCCGAATTCATGGCGGTACGGGCTTAGGATTAACAATTTGCAAACGATTAGCCAGTCTAATGGATGGCAATGTATCTGTTACATCAGAGCTAGGTAAAGGCAGTCAATTTAATTTAACCATACCGATCATAAAACAACTTGATGAAGAGCCGTTGGCAATATTAAAGAAACCGATATACTTATATAGCAATAATCCCCATCATATTGACGTTTTTAGTCAACATACGAGCAAGCTAAACCTAAAACTGTGCAATGCTGGTACTGAATGTTTAACAAGAGAACAAGCTGTAATCAGCGAAGAATCACTAATCGTCATTGACTTAACTGGTCAGCAAAATAGTGCAGTAAAAGAAATCATAGCGAAACAAAAAGATTGGTTAAACAACGATAAGATCCAATTATTACTAATCTCCAATTTTAATCAAAATGATAGTATAGAATTATTTGTCTTTAAGGATAATGTTCAAACGCTGCACTGCCCGGTTTTATTCAGTAGTATTGTTAACTCTTTATCGTCAGAGTCAGCCACTATTGCCATTGAGAAACAACACAGTGTATTTCATGGCATCAAAGCATTACTTGCTGAAGACTTTAAATTGAATCAAATTGTCGCGAAAGGATTACTTGAAAAGCTAGGCATCGAGGTCGATATAGCCGAAGATGGTGCGCAAGCGGTAGAGGCTGTGAAAAATAATGACTATCAACTGGTATTTATGGATATACATATGCCAATAATGGATGGTCATGTAGCCAGCCAAACGATTCGCGCCAATAAAGACTATGATCACATTCCTATTATTGCTTTAACAGCAGATGCACAAAATGAGCATCTACAACAATGCATAGAATCTGGTATGGATGATTTTATTTCTAAACCATTTCTATTGGCTGATATAGAGAAAATGATCCATAAACATATAAAATATATTTAA
- a CDS encoding DUF885 domain-containing protein yields MQTNKSLIALALSSALLFGCNSQAPTQTESVSPESTEVVTESAAEQSESARLNAAFEKNFMDTVMRYPQFQTYLGIKKDYGKWNDNSEANAEKELQITKDQLVALRTFDYDALDEQTKISYKLAEQSMEQEIANHKWRYHNYPVNQMHGQHSSIPSFLINQHTVSNVEEATAYVERLSGIDTVIEQLIVQLKIREDKGIIAPSFVFPHVIRDSQNLIAGAPFTEGEDSTLLADFKKKVAKLELSETESSALIASANEALLSSVQPAYQDLVDYLISLEAKSTADAGAWKFPEGNDYYNVALAKTTTTSLTAEEIHQIGLSEVSRIHNEMRVIKDSVGFKGDLAAFMQFMREDEQFYYADDEAGKQRYLDEATALIDTMKTHLDELFLVKPKADLIVKRVEAFREKSAGKAFYNRPAPDGSRPGMYYANLYDMKAMPTYQMEALAYHEGIPGHHMQLAISQELEGIPTFRKFKSYTAYSEGWGLYTEKLPKEIGMYSDPYSDFGRLAMELWRACRLVVDTGMHVKKWTREESINYYVTNTPNAKSDAIKMVERHAVMPSQATAYKIGMLEILRMREMVQTELGDKFDIREFHDVYLKNGPLPLDVMNTMMKNYIAEKKAS; encoded by the coding sequence GAATCAGCTCGGTTAAACGCTGCCTTTGAAAAAAACTTTATGGATACAGTTATGCGTTATCCACAATTTCAAACATATTTGGGCATTAAAAAAGACTATGGAAAATGGAATGACAATTCTGAAGCCAATGCTGAAAAAGAGCTGCAAATAACAAAAGATCAGTTAGTTGCTCTACGTACGTTTGATTACGATGCTTTGGATGAACAAACAAAAATCAGTTATAAATTAGCAGAACAAAGCATGGAGCAAGAAATTGCTAACCATAAATGGCGCTACCATAACTACCCTGTTAATCAAATGCATGGCCAACACTCAAGCATCCCGTCGTTTTTAATAAATCAGCATACGGTTAGTAATGTTGAAGAAGCAACAGCTTATGTTGAGCGCTTATCAGGCATTGATACAGTGATTGAACAATTAATCGTACAACTAAAAATTCGTGAAGATAAAGGCATTATTGCTCCAAGTTTCGTTTTCCCACACGTTATTCGTGATTCACAAAACTTAATTGCTGGTGCACCGTTCACCGAAGGTGAAGACTCAACGCTGTTAGCTGACTTTAAAAAGAAGGTAGCAAAGCTAGAGTTGTCAGAAACTGAATCTTCAGCGCTTATCGCTTCAGCTAATGAAGCATTACTTTCAAGTGTACAACCAGCGTATCAAGACTTGGTGGATTACCTAATTAGCCTTGAAGCAAAGTCTACAGCTGATGCTGGGGCCTGGAAATTCCCTGAAGGTAATGATTATTACAATGTTGCGTTAGCTAAAACCACAACTACTAGCTTAACTGCTGAAGAAATTCATCAAATCGGCTTAAGTGAAGTTAGCCGCATTCATAATGAAATGCGTGTTATCAAAGACAGCGTAGGTTTTAAAGGCGACTTGGCTGCATTTATGCAATTTATGCGTGAAGATGAACAATTTTACTACGCAGATGATGAAGCAGGAAAACAACGCTACTTAGACGAAGCAACAGCATTAATTGATACTATGAAGACTCATTTAGATGAGTTGTTCTTAGTTAAGCCAAAAGCTGACTTAATTGTTAAGCGTGTTGAAGCGTTCCGTGAAAAGTCTGCAGGTAAAGCATTCTATAACCGCCCTGCTCCAGATGGCTCTCGCCCTGGTATGTACTACGCTAACCTTTATGATATGAAGGCCATGCCTACGTACCAAATGGAAGCATTAGCTTATCATGAAGGTATTCCTGGACATCATATGCAATTAGCTATCTCACAAGAGCTAGAAGGTATCCCTACTTTCCGTAAGTTTAAAAGCTACACTGCTTATAGTGAAGGTTGGGGCTTATACACTGAGAAGTTGCCAAAAGAAATTGGCATGTACTCTGACCCATATTCTGACTTTGGCCGTTTAGCCATGGAATTATGGCGTGCTTGTCGTTTAGTTGTTGATACTGGTATGCATGTTAAAAAATGGACTCGAGAAGAGTCAATTAACTATTATGTGACCAATACGCCAAATGCAAAATCAGATGCAATCAAAATGGTTGAACGCCATGCTGTTATGCCATCACAAGCAACCGCGTATAAAATAGGTATGTTAGAAATTTTGCGTATGCGCGAAATGGTTCAAACTGAACTTGGCGATAAATTTGATATCCGCGAGTTCCATGACGTTTACCTTAAAAATGGTCCTCTACCATTAGATGTAATGAATACCATGATGAAAAACTACATTGCAGAGAAAAAAGCTTCGTAG